In Papio anubis isolate 15944 chromosome 20, Panubis1.0, whole genome shotgun sequence, a single window of DNA contains:
- the CCDC159 gene encoding coiled-coil domain-containing protein 159 isoform X14, with amino-acid sequence MGEHEQVKPLETSSSKVKAKTIVMIPDSQKLLRCELESLKSQLQAQTKAFEFLNHSVTMLEKESCLQQIKIQQLEEVLSPTGRQGEKERHKRGMEQGQQELYGALAQGLQGLEKTLRDTEEVQRARTTRCLQLLAQEIRDSKKFLWEELELVREEVTFIYQKLQAQEDEISENLVNIQKMQKTQVKCRKILTKMKQQGHETTAWPETEEIPQGASGCWKDDLQKELSDIWSAVHVLQNSIDGLTMCSGARPKASSLRGHKGHRCLSPPLASWDSDSDSDQDLSQPPFSKSCRSFPPA; translated from the exons ATGGGAGAGCATGAACAGGTG AAGCCCTTGGAGACCAGCTCCTCCAAAGTCAAAG CCAAGACCATTGTGATGATTCCCGACTCCCAGAAGCTCCTGCGATGTGAACTTGAGTCACTCAAGAGCCAGCTACAGGCCCAGACCAAG GCTTTCGAGTTCCTGAACCACTCAGTGACCATGTTGGAGAAGGAGAGCTGCTTGCAGCAAATCAAGATTCAGCAGCTTGAAG AGGTGCTGAGCCCCACAGGCCgccagggagagaaggagaggcacAAGAGGGGCATGGAGCAGGGCCAGCAGGAGCTATATGGGGCCCTGGCCCAAGGCCTGCAGGGGCTGGAGAAGACCCTGCGTGACACTGAGGAGGTGCAGCGGGCCCGCACCACTCGCtgcctgcagctgctggcccaggagaTCCGGGACAG CAAGAAGTTCCTGTGGGAGGAGCTGGAACTGGTGCGGGAGGAGGTGACCTTCATCTATCAGAAGCTCC AGGCGCAGGAGGATGAGATCTCAGAGAACCTGGTGAAcattcagaaaatgcagaaaacGCAGGTGAAATGCCGCAAA ATCCTGACCAAGATGAAGCAGCAGGGTCATGAGACAACTGCCTGGCCGGAGACTGAAGAGATACCGCAGGGAGCCAGTGGCTGCTGGAAGGATGACCTCCAGAAGGAACTGAGTGATATATG GTCTGCTGTGCACGTGCTGCAGAACTCCATAGACGGCCTCACCATGTGCTCGGGGGCCCGTCCCAAGGCCTCAAGCCTCAGGG GCCATAAGGGGCACCGGTGCCTGAGCCCTCCACTCGCCTCCTGGGACTCTGACTCCGACTCTGACCAGGACCTCTCCCAGCCACCTTTCAGCAAGAGCTGCCGCTCCTTCCCACCCG CTTGA
- the CCDC159 gene encoding coiled-coil domain-containing protein 159 isoform X5, translating into MNRCDPLLAGLPRDPDYSVSCLYSPPSPSSVCLPANVKCDKYWGSSSDKALERIAHWSRTPEPETLGRPASGDTVKSADCRPGWGSGPPPHEAAPSPNPDLQKECCNDQDVLKRHHNVAKKPLETSSSKVKAKTIVMIPDSQKLLRCELESLKSQLQAQTKAFEFLNHSVTMLEKESCLQQIKIQQLEEVLSPTGRQGEKERHKRGMEQGQQELYGALAQGLQGLEKTLRDTEEVQRARTTRCLQLLAQEIRDSKKFLWEELELVREEVTFIYQKLQAQEDEISENLVNIQKMQKTQVKCRKILTKMKQQGHETTAWPETEEIPQGASGCWKDDLQKELSDIWSAVHVLQNSIDGLTMCSGARPKASSLRGHKGHRCLSPPLASWDSDSDSDQDLSQPPFSKSCRSFPPA; encoded by the exons ATGAACAGGTG CGACCCTCTTTTGGCCGGCCTGCCCCGGGACCCTGACTACTCTGTGTCCTGCCTCTACTCACCTCCCTCACCCTCCAGCGTGTGTTTGCCTGCTAACGTGAAGTGTGACAAGTACTGGG GCTCTTCCTCGGACAAGGCTCTGGAGCGTATAGCTCACTGGTCCAGGACCCCAGAGCCAGAGACCTTGGGACGTCCTGCTTCTGGGGACACAGTGAAGAGTGCAGACTGCAGGCCAGGGTGGGGCTCGGGGCCTCCGCCACATGAGGCTGCCCCCTCCCCCAATCCAGACCTGCAGAAGGAGTGCTGTAATGACCAGGACGTTTTGAAGAGGCATCACAACGTAGCTAAG AAGCCCTTGGAGACCAGCTCCTCCAAAGTCAAAG CCAAGACCATTGTGATGATTCCCGACTCCCAGAAGCTCCTGCGATGTGAACTTGAGTCACTCAAGAGCCAGCTACAGGCCCAGACCAAG GCTTTCGAGTTCCTGAACCACTCAGTGACCATGTTGGAGAAGGAGAGCTGCTTGCAGCAAATCAAGATTCAGCAGCTTGAAG AGGTGCTGAGCCCCACAGGCCgccagggagagaaggagaggcacAAGAGGGGCATGGAGCAGGGCCAGCAGGAGCTATATGGGGCCCTGGCCCAAGGCCTGCAGGGGCTGGAGAAGACCCTGCGTGACACTGAGGAGGTGCAGCGGGCCCGCACCACTCGCtgcctgcagctgctggcccaggagaTCCGGGACAG CAAGAAGTTCCTGTGGGAGGAGCTGGAACTGGTGCGGGAGGAGGTGACCTTCATCTATCAGAAGCTCC AGGCGCAGGAGGATGAGATCTCAGAGAACCTGGTGAAcattcagaaaatgcagaaaacGCAGGTGAAATGCCGCAAA ATCCTGACCAAGATGAAGCAGCAGGGTCATGAGACAACTGCCTGGCCGGAGACTGAAGAGATACCGCAGGGAGCCAGTGGCTGCTGGAAGGATGACCTCCAGAAGGAACTGAGTGATATATG GTCTGCTGTGCACGTGCTGCAGAACTCCATAGACGGCCTCACCATGTGCTCGGGGGCCCGTCCCAAGGCCTCAAGCCTCAGGG GCCATAAGGGGCACCGGTGCCTGAGCCCTCCACTCGCCTCCTGGGACTCTGACTCCGACTCTGACCAGGACCTCTCCCAGCCACCTTTCAGCAAGAGCTGCCGCTCCTTCCCACCCG CTTGA
- the CCDC159 gene encoding coiled-coil domain-containing protein 159 isoform X15 — protein sequence MIPDSQKLLRCELESLKSQLQAQTKAFEFLNHSVTMLEKESCLQQIKIQQLEEVLSPTGRQGEKERHKRGMEQGQQELYGALAQGLQGLEKTLRDTEEVQRARTTRCLQLLAQEIRDSKKFLWEELELVREEVTFIYQKLQAQEDEISENLVNIQKMQKTQVKCRKILTKMKQQGHETTAWPETEEIPQGASGCWKDDLQKELSDIWSAVHVLQNSIDGLTMCSGARPKASSLRGHKGHRCLSPPLASWDSDSDSDQDLSQPPFSKSCRSFPPGADPPQSPPPPISLLTCP from the exons ATGATTCCCGACTCCCAGAAGCTCCTGCGATGTGAACTTGAGTCACTCAAGAGCCAGCTACAGGCCCAGACCAAG GCTTTCGAGTTCCTGAACCACTCAGTGACCATGTTGGAGAAGGAGAGCTGCTTGCAGCAAATCAAGATTCAGCAGCTTGAAG AGGTGCTGAGCCCCACAGGCCgccagggagagaaggagaggcacAAGAGGGGCATGGAGCAGGGCCAGCAGGAGCTATATGGGGCCCTGGCCCAAGGCCTGCAGGGGCTGGAGAAGACCCTGCGTGACACTGAGGAGGTGCAGCGGGCCCGCACCACTCGCtgcctgcagctgctggcccaggagaTCCGGGACAG CAAGAAGTTCCTGTGGGAGGAGCTGGAACTGGTGCGGGAGGAGGTGACCTTCATCTATCAGAAGCTCC AGGCGCAGGAGGATGAGATCTCAGAGAACCTGGTGAAcattcagaaaatgcagaaaacGCAGGTGAAATGCCGCAAA ATCCTGACCAAGATGAAGCAGCAGGGTCATGAGACAACTGCCTGGCCGGAGACTGAAGAGATACCGCAGGGAGCCAGTGGCTGCTGGAAGGATGACCTCCAGAAGGAACTGAGTGATATATG GTCTGCTGTGCACGTGCTGCAGAACTCCATAGACGGCCTCACCATGTGCTCGGGGGCCCGTCCCAAGGCCTCAAGCCTCAGGG GCCATAAGGGGCACCGGTGCCTGAGCCCTCCACTCGCCTCCTGGGACTCTGACTCCGACTCTGACCAGGACCTCTCCCAGCCACCTTTCAGCAAGAGCTGCCGCTCCTTCCCACCCGGTGCAGATCCTCCCCAGTCCCCCCCTCCACCCATTTCCCTCCTGACCTGCCCTTGA
- the CCDC159 gene encoding coiled-coil domain-containing protein 159 isoform X10 has translation MGEHEQVPLETSSSKVKAKTIVMIPDSQKLLRCELESLKSQLQAQTKAFEFLNHSVTMLEKESCLQQIKIQQLEEVLSPTGRQGEKERHKRGMEQGQQELYGALAQGLQGLEKTLRDTEEVQRARTTRCLQLLAQEIRDSKKFLWEELELVREEVTFIYQKLQAQEDEISENLVNIQKMQKTQVKCRKILTKMKQQGHETTAWPETEEIPQGASGCWKDDLQKELSDIWSAVHVLQNSIDGLTMCSGARPKASSLRGHKGHRCLSPPLASWDSDSDSDQDLSQPPFSKSCRSFPPGADPPQSPPPPISLLTCP, from the exons ATGGGAGAGCATGAACAGGTG CCCTTGGAGACCAGCTCCTCCAAAGTCAAAG CCAAGACCATTGTGATGATTCCCGACTCCCAGAAGCTCCTGCGATGTGAACTTGAGTCACTCAAGAGCCAGCTACAGGCCCAGACCAAG GCTTTCGAGTTCCTGAACCACTCAGTGACCATGTTGGAGAAGGAGAGCTGCTTGCAGCAAATCAAGATTCAGCAGCTTGAAG AGGTGCTGAGCCCCACAGGCCgccagggagagaaggagaggcacAAGAGGGGCATGGAGCAGGGCCAGCAGGAGCTATATGGGGCCCTGGCCCAAGGCCTGCAGGGGCTGGAGAAGACCCTGCGTGACACTGAGGAGGTGCAGCGGGCCCGCACCACTCGCtgcctgcagctgctggcccaggagaTCCGGGACAG CAAGAAGTTCCTGTGGGAGGAGCTGGAACTGGTGCGGGAGGAGGTGACCTTCATCTATCAGAAGCTCC AGGCGCAGGAGGATGAGATCTCAGAGAACCTGGTGAAcattcagaaaatgcagaaaacGCAGGTGAAATGCCGCAAA ATCCTGACCAAGATGAAGCAGCAGGGTCATGAGACAACTGCCTGGCCGGAGACTGAAGAGATACCGCAGGGAGCCAGTGGCTGCTGGAAGGATGACCTCCAGAAGGAACTGAGTGATATATG GTCTGCTGTGCACGTGCTGCAGAACTCCATAGACGGCCTCACCATGTGCTCGGGGGCCCGTCCCAAGGCCTCAAGCCTCAGGG GCCATAAGGGGCACCGGTGCCTGAGCCCTCCACTCGCCTCCTGGGACTCTGACTCCGACTCTGACCAGGACCTCTCCCAGCCACCTTTCAGCAAGAGCTGCCGCTCCTTCCCACCCGGTGCAGATCCTCCCCAGTCCCCCCCTCCACCCATTTCCCTCCTGACCTGCCCTTGA
- the CCDC159 gene encoding coiled-coil domain-containing protein 159 isoform X1, producing MNRCDPLLAGLPRDPDYSVSCLYSPPSPSSVCLPANVKCDKYWGSSSDKALERIAHWSRTPEPETLGRPASGDTVKSADCRPGWGSGPPPHEAAPSPNPDLQKECCNDQDVLKRHHNVAKKPLETSSSKVKAKTIVMIPDSQKLLRCELESLKSQLQAQTKAFEFLNHSVTMLEKESCLQQIKIQQLEEVLSPTGRQGEKERHKRGMEQGQQELYGALAQGLQGLEKTLRDTEEVQRARTTRCLQLLAQEIRDSKKFLWEELELVREEVTFIYQKLQAQEDEISENLVNIQKMQKTQVKCRKILTKMKQQGHETTAWPETEEIPQGASGCWKDDLQKELSDIWSAVHVLQNSIDGLTMCSGARPKASSLRGHKGHRCLSPPLASWDSDSDSDQDLSQPPFSKSCRSFPPGADPPQSPPPPISLLTCP from the exons ATGAACAGGTG CGACCCTCTTTTGGCCGGCCTGCCCCGGGACCCTGACTACTCTGTGTCCTGCCTCTACTCACCTCCCTCACCCTCCAGCGTGTGTTTGCCTGCTAACGTGAAGTGTGACAAGTACTGGG GCTCTTCCTCGGACAAGGCTCTGGAGCGTATAGCTCACTGGTCCAGGACCCCAGAGCCAGAGACCTTGGGACGTCCTGCTTCTGGGGACACAGTGAAGAGTGCAGACTGCAGGCCAGGGTGGGGCTCGGGGCCTCCGCCACATGAGGCTGCCCCCTCCCCCAATCCAGACCTGCAGAAGGAGTGCTGTAATGACCAGGACGTTTTGAAGAGGCATCACAACGTAGCTAAG AAGCCCTTGGAGACCAGCTCCTCCAAAGTCAAAG CCAAGACCATTGTGATGATTCCCGACTCCCAGAAGCTCCTGCGATGTGAACTTGAGTCACTCAAGAGCCAGCTACAGGCCCAGACCAAG GCTTTCGAGTTCCTGAACCACTCAGTGACCATGTTGGAGAAGGAGAGCTGCTTGCAGCAAATCAAGATTCAGCAGCTTGAAG AGGTGCTGAGCCCCACAGGCCgccagggagagaaggagaggcacAAGAGGGGCATGGAGCAGGGCCAGCAGGAGCTATATGGGGCCCTGGCCCAAGGCCTGCAGGGGCTGGAGAAGACCCTGCGTGACACTGAGGAGGTGCAGCGGGCCCGCACCACTCGCtgcctgcagctgctggcccaggagaTCCGGGACAG CAAGAAGTTCCTGTGGGAGGAGCTGGAACTGGTGCGGGAGGAGGTGACCTTCATCTATCAGAAGCTCC AGGCGCAGGAGGATGAGATCTCAGAGAACCTGGTGAAcattcagaaaatgcagaaaacGCAGGTGAAATGCCGCAAA ATCCTGACCAAGATGAAGCAGCAGGGTCATGAGACAACTGCCTGGCCGGAGACTGAAGAGATACCGCAGGGAGCCAGTGGCTGCTGGAAGGATGACCTCCAGAAGGAACTGAGTGATATATG GTCTGCTGTGCACGTGCTGCAGAACTCCATAGACGGCCTCACCATGTGCTCGGGGGCCCGTCCCAAGGCCTCAAGCCTCAGGG GCCATAAGGGGCACCGGTGCCTGAGCCCTCCACTCGCCTCCTGGGACTCTGACTCCGACTCTGACCAGGACCTCTCCCAGCCACCTTTCAGCAAGAGCTGCCGCTCCTTCCCACCCGGTGCAGATCCTCCCCAGTCCCCCCCTCCACCCATTTCCCTCCTGACCTGCCCTTGA
- the CCDC159 gene encoding coiled-coil domain-containing protein 159 isoform X13 — MGEHEQVVCAKTIVMIPDSQKLLRCELESLKSQLQAQTKAFEFLNHSVTMLEKESCLQQIKIQQLEEVLSPTGRQGEKERHKRGMEQGQQELYGALAQGLQGLEKTLRDTEEVQRARTTRCLQLLAQEIRDSKKFLWEELELVREEVTFIYQKLQAQEDEISENLVNIQKMQKTQVKCRKILTKMKQQGHETTAWPETEEIPQGASGCWKDDLQKELSDIWSAVHVLQNSIDGLTMCSGARPKASSLRGHKGHRCLSPPLASWDSDSDSDQDLSQPPFSKSCRSFPPGADPPQSPPPPISLLTCP, encoded by the exons ATGGGAGAGCATGAACAGGTGGTATGTG CCAAGACCATTGTGATGATTCCCGACTCCCAGAAGCTCCTGCGATGTGAACTTGAGTCACTCAAGAGCCAGCTACAGGCCCAGACCAAG GCTTTCGAGTTCCTGAACCACTCAGTGACCATGTTGGAGAAGGAGAGCTGCTTGCAGCAAATCAAGATTCAGCAGCTTGAAG AGGTGCTGAGCCCCACAGGCCgccagggagagaaggagaggcacAAGAGGGGCATGGAGCAGGGCCAGCAGGAGCTATATGGGGCCCTGGCCCAAGGCCTGCAGGGGCTGGAGAAGACCCTGCGTGACACTGAGGAGGTGCAGCGGGCCCGCACCACTCGCtgcctgcagctgctggcccaggagaTCCGGGACAG CAAGAAGTTCCTGTGGGAGGAGCTGGAACTGGTGCGGGAGGAGGTGACCTTCATCTATCAGAAGCTCC AGGCGCAGGAGGATGAGATCTCAGAGAACCTGGTGAAcattcagaaaatgcagaaaacGCAGGTGAAATGCCGCAAA ATCCTGACCAAGATGAAGCAGCAGGGTCATGAGACAACTGCCTGGCCGGAGACTGAAGAGATACCGCAGGGAGCCAGTGGCTGCTGGAAGGATGACCTCCAGAAGGAACTGAGTGATATATG GTCTGCTGTGCACGTGCTGCAGAACTCCATAGACGGCCTCACCATGTGCTCGGGGGCCCGTCCCAAGGCCTCAAGCCTCAGGG GCCATAAGGGGCACCGGTGCCTGAGCCCTCCACTCGCCTCCTGGGACTCTGACTCCGACTCTGACCAGGACCTCTCCCAGCCACCTTTCAGCAAGAGCTGCCGCTCCTTCCCACCCGGTGCAGATCCTCCCCAGTCCCCCCCTCCACCCATTTCCCTCCTGACCTGCCCTTGA
- the CCDC159 gene encoding coiled-coil domain-containing protein 159 isoform X6: MGEHEQVVCGSSSDKALERIAHWSRTPEPETLGRPASGDTVKSADCRPGWGSGPPPHEAAPSPNPDLQKECCNDQDVLKRHHNVAKKPLETSSSKVKAKTIVMIPDSQKLLRCELESLKSQLQAQTKAFEFLNHSVTMLEKESCLQQIKIQQLEEVLSPTGRQGEKERHKRGMEQGQQELYGALAQGLQGLEKTLRDTEEVQRARTTRCLQLLAQEIRDSKKFLWEELELVREEVTFIYQKLQAQEDEISENLVNIQKMQKTQVKCRKILTKMKQQGHETTAWPETEEIPQGASGCWKDDLQKELSDIWSAVHVLQNSIDGLTMCSGARPKASSLRGHKGHRCLSPPLASWDSDSDSDQDLSQPPFSKSCRSFPPGADPPQSPPPPISLLTCP; encoded by the exons ATGGGAGAGCATGAACAGGTGGTATGTG GCTCTTCCTCGGACAAGGCTCTGGAGCGTATAGCTCACTGGTCCAGGACCCCAGAGCCAGAGACCTTGGGACGTCCTGCTTCTGGGGACACAGTGAAGAGTGCAGACTGCAGGCCAGGGTGGGGCTCGGGGCCTCCGCCACATGAGGCTGCCCCCTCCCCCAATCCAGACCTGCAGAAGGAGTGCTGTAATGACCAGGACGTTTTGAAGAGGCATCACAACGTAGCTAAG AAGCCCTTGGAGACCAGCTCCTCCAAAGTCAAAG CCAAGACCATTGTGATGATTCCCGACTCCCAGAAGCTCCTGCGATGTGAACTTGAGTCACTCAAGAGCCAGCTACAGGCCCAGACCAAG GCTTTCGAGTTCCTGAACCACTCAGTGACCATGTTGGAGAAGGAGAGCTGCTTGCAGCAAATCAAGATTCAGCAGCTTGAAG AGGTGCTGAGCCCCACAGGCCgccagggagagaaggagaggcacAAGAGGGGCATGGAGCAGGGCCAGCAGGAGCTATATGGGGCCCTGGCCCAAGGCCTGCAGGGGCTGGAGAAGACCCTGCGTGACACTGAGGAGGTGCAGCGGGCCCGCACCACTCGCtgcctgcagctgctggcccaggagaTCCGGGACAG CAAGAAGTTCCTGTGGGAGGAGCTGGAACTGGTGCGGGAGGAGGTGACCTTCATCTATCAGAAGCTCC AGGCGCAGGAGGATGAGATCTCAGAGAACCTGGTGAAcattcagaaaatgcagaaaacGCAGGTGAAATGCCGCAAA ATCCTGACCAAGATGAAGCAGCAGGGTCATGAGACAACTGCCTGGCCGGAGACTGAAGAGATACCGCAGGGAGCCAGTGGCTGCTGGAAGGATGACCTCCAGAAGGAACTGAGTGATATATG GTCTGCTGTGCACGTGCTGCAGAACTCCATAGACGGCCTCACCATGTGCTCGGGGGCCCGTCCCAAGGCCTCAAGCCTCAGGG GCCATAAGGGGCACCGGTGCCTGAGCCCTCCACTCGCCTCCTGGGACTCTGACTCCGACTCTGACCAGGACCTCTCCCAGCCACCTTTCAGCAAGAGCTGCCGCTCCTTCCCACCCGGTGCAGATCCTCCCCAGTCCCCCCCTCCACCCATTTCCCTCCTGACCTGCCCTTGA
- the CCDC159 gene encoding coiled-coil domain-containing protein 159 isoform X11 — protein sequence MGEHEQPLETSSSKVKAKTIVMIPDSQKLLRCELESLKSQLQAQTKAFEFLNHSVTMLEKESCLQQIKIQQLEEVLSPTGRQGEKERHKRGMEQGQQELYGALAQGLQGLEKTLRDTEEVQRARTTRCLQLLAQEIRDSKKFLWEELELVREEVTFIYQKLQAQEDEISENLVNIQKMQKTQVKCRKILTKMKQQGHETTAWPETEEIPQGASGCWKDDLQKELSDIWSAVHVLQNSIDGLTMCSGARPKASSLRGHKGHRCLSPPLASWDSDSDSDQDLSQPPFSKSCRSFPPGADPPQSPPPPISLLTCP from the exons ATGGGAGAGCATGAACAG CCCTTGGAGACCAGCTCCTCCAAAGTCAAAG CCAAGACCATTGTGATGATTCCCGACTCCCAGAAGCTCCTGCGATGTGAACTTGAGTCACTCAAGAGCCAGCTACAGGCCCAGACCAAG GCTTTCGAGTTCCTGAACCACTCAGTGACCATGTTGGAGAAGGAGAGCTGCTTGCAGCAAATCAAGATTCAGCAGCTTGAAG AGGTGCTGAGCCCCACAGGCCgccagggagagaaggagaggcacAAGAGGGGCATGGAGCAGGGCCAGCAGGAGCTATATGGGGCCCTGGCCCAAGGCCTGCAGGGGCTGGAGAAGACCCTGCGTGACACTGAGGAGGTGCAGCGGGCCCGCACCACTCGCtgcctgcagctgctggcccaggagaTCCGGGACAG CAAGAAGTTCCTGTGGGAGGAGCTGGAACTGGTGCGGGAGGAGGTGACCTTCATCTATCAGAAGCTCC AGGCGCAGGAGGATGAGATCTCAGAGAACCTGGTGAAcattcagaaaatgcagaaaacGCAGGTGAAATGCCGCAAA ATCCTGACCAAGATGAAGCAGCAGGGTCATGAGACAACTGCCTGGCCGGAGACTGAAGAGATACCGCAGGGAGCCAGTGGCTGCTGGAAGGATGACCTCCAGAAGGAACTGAGTGATATATG GTCTGCTGTGCACGTGCTGCAGAACTCCATAGACGGCCTCACCATGTGCTCGGGGGCCCGTCCCAAGGCCTCAAGCCTCAGGG GCCATAAGGGGCACCGGTGCCTGAGCCCTCCACTCGCCTCCTGGGACTCTGACTCCGACTCTGACCAGGACCTCTCCCAGCCACCTTTCAGCAAGAGCTGCCGCTCCTTCCCACCCGGTGCAGATCCTCCCCAGTCCCCCCCTCCACCCATTTCCCTCCTGACCTGCCCTTGA
- the CCDC159 gene encoding coiled-coil domain-containing protein 159 isoform X2 — MNSDPLLAGLPRDPDYSVSCLYSPPSPSSVCLPANVKCDKYWGSSSDKALERIAHWSRTPEPETLGRPASGDTVKSADCRPGWGSGPPPHEAAPSPNPDLQKECCNDQDVLKRHHNVAKKPLETSSSKVKAKTIVMIPDSQKLLRCELESLKSQLQAQTKAFEFLNHSVTMLEKESCLQQIKIQQLEEVLSPTGRQGEKERHKRGMEQGQQELYGALAQGLQGLEKTLRDTEEVQRARTTRCLQLLAQEIRDSKKFLWEELELVREEVTFIYQKLQAQEDEISENLVNIQKMQKTQVKCRKILTKMKQQGHETTAWPETEEIPQGASGCWKDDLQKELSDIWSAVHVLQNSIDGLTMCSGARPKASSLRGHKGHRCLSPPLASWDSDSDSDQDLSQPPFSKSCRSFPPGADPPQSPPPPISLLTCP; from the exons ATGAACAG CGACCCTCTTTTGGCCGGCCTGCCCCGGGACCCTGACTACTCTGTGTCCTGCCTCTACTCACCTCCCTCACCCTCCAGCGTGTGTTTGCCTGCTAACGTGAAGTGTGACAAGTACTGGG GCTCTTCCTCGGACAAGGCTCTGGAGCGTATAGCTCACTGGTCCAGGACCCCAGAGCCAGAGACCTTGGGACGTCCTGCTTCTGGGGACACAGTGAAGAGTGCAGACTGCAGGCCAGGGTGGGGCTCGGGGCCTCCGCCACATGAGGCTGCCCCCTCCCCCAATCCAGACCTGCAGAAGGAGTGCTGTAATGACCAGGACGTTTTGAAGAGGCATCACAACGTAGCTAAG AAGCCCTTGGAGACCAGCTCCTCCAAAGTCAAAG CCAAGACCATTGTGATGATTCCCGACTCCCAGAAGCTCCTGCGATGTGAACTTGAGTCACTCAAGAGCCAGCTACAGGCCCAGACCAAG GCTTTCGAGTTCCTGAACCACTCAGTGACCATGTTGGAGAAGGAGAGCTGCTTGCAGCAAATCAAGATTCAGCAGCTTGAAG AGGTGCTGAGCCCCACAGGCCgccagggagagaaggagaggcacAAGAGGGGCATGGAGCAGGGCCAGCAGGAGCTATATGGGGCCCTGGCCCAAGGCCTGCAGGGGCTGGAGAAGACCCTGCGTGACACTGAGGAGGTGCAGCGGGCCCGCACCACTCGCtgcctgcagctgctggcccaggagaTCCGGGACAG CAAGAAGTTCCTGTGGGAGGAGCTGGAACTGGTGCGGGAGGAGGTGACCTTCATCTATCAGAAGCTCC AGGCGCAGGAGGATGAGATCTCAGAGAACCTGGTGAAcattcagaaaatgcagaaaacGCAGGTGAAATGCCGCAAA ATCCTGACCAAGATGAAGCAGCAGGGTCATGAGACAACTGCCTGGCCGGAGACTGAAGAGATACCGCAGGGAGCCAGTGGCTGCTGGAAGGATGACCTCCAGAAGGAACTGAGTGATATATG GTCTGCTGTGCACGTGCTGCAGAACTCCATAGACGGCCTCACCATGTGCTCGGGGGCCCGTCCCAAGGCCTCAAGCCTCAGGG GCCATAAGGGGCACCGGTGCCTGAGCCCTCCACTCGCCTCCTGGGACTCTGACTCCGACTCTGACCAGGACCTCTCCCAGCCACCTTTCAGCAAGAGCTGCCGCTCCTTCCCACCCGGTGCAGATCCTCCCCAGTCCCCCCCTCCACCCATTTCCCTCCTGACCTGCCCTTGA
- the CCDC159 gene encoding coiled-coil domain-containing protein 159 isoform X9 encodes MGEHEQKPLETSSSKVKAKTIVMIPDSQKLLRCELESLKSQLQAQTKAFEFLNHSVTMLEKESCLQQIKIQQLEEVLSPTGRQGEKERHKRGMEQGQQELYGALAQGLQGLEKTLRDTEEVQRARTTRCLQLLAQEIRDSKKFLWEELELVREEVTFIYQKLQAQEDEISENLVNIQKMQKTQVKCRKILTKMKQQGHETTAWPETEEIPQGASGCWKDDLQKELSDIWSAVHVLQNSIDGLTMCSGARPKASSLRGHKGHRCLSPPLASWDSDSDSDQDLSQPPFSKSCRSFPPGADPPQSPPPPISLLTCP; translated from the exons ATGGGAGAGCATGAACAG AAGCCCTTGGAGACCAGCTCCTCCAAAGTCAAAG CCAAGACCATTGTGATGATTCCCGACTCCCAGAAGCTCCTGCGATGTGAACTTGAGTCACTCAAGAGCCAGCTACAGGCCCAGACCAAG GCTTTCGAGTTCCTGAACCACTCAGTGACCATGTTGGAGAAGGAGAGCTGCTTGCAGCAAATCAAGATTCAGCAGCTTGAAG AGGTGCTGAGCCCCACAGGCCgccagggagagaaggagaggcacAAGAGGGGCATGGAGCAGGGCCAGCAGGAGCTATATGGGGCCCTGGCCCAAGGCCTGCAGGGGCTGGAGAAGACCCTGCGTGACACTGAGGAGGTGCAGCGGGCCCGCACCACTCGCtgcctgcagctgctggcccaggagaTCCGGGACAG CAAGAAGTTCCTGTGGGAGGAGCTGGAACTGGTGCGGGAGGAGGTGACCTTCATCTATCAGAAGCTCC AGGCGCAGGAGGATGAGATCTCAGAGAACCTGGTGAAcattcagaaaatgcagaaaacGCAGGTGAAATGCCGCAAA ATCCTGACCAAGATGAAGCAGCAGGGTCATGAGACAACTGCCTGGCCGGAGACTGAAGAGATACCGCAGGGAGCCAGTGGCTGCTGGAAGGATGACCTCCAGAAGGAACTGAGTGATATATG GTCTGCTGTGCACGTGCTGCAGAACTCCATAGACGGCCTCACCATGTGCTCGGGGGCCCGTCCCAAGGCCTCAAGCCTCAGGG GCCATAAGGGGCACCGGTGCCTGAGCCCTCCACTCGCCTCCTGGGACTCTGACTCCGACTCTGACCAGGACCTCTCCCAGCCACCTTTCAGCAAGAGCTGCCGCTCCTTCCCACCCGGTGCAGATCCTCCCCAGTCCCCCCCTCCACCCATTTCCCTCCTGACCTGCCCTTGA